Sequence from the Prunus persica cultivar Lovell chromosome G5, Prunus_persica_NCBIv2, whole genome shotgun sequence genome:
TGGTGTTGATGATTGATATGGTTGAAAGAGATTTGTTCAGTTTTATTTATACATTGATTACACAGCAACAATATCAAATACATTTAGCAGAAATGGAAGCAGTTAGAGCAGGAATGCCTGTTGTATCTGTAAATCATGAAAGCATTGGTGGGCCAAATGTCAAGGATATCCGTCTAGAGAACTTCAATGTTTCTGTGGGCGGCCGCGATCTAATTGTGGATGGTTCAGTAACACTTTCTTTTGGAAGGCATTATGGTGAGTTTGCTTTTCATGGATGAAGATGCTCTTGATTTGGTTCTCAAGTTGAGAGGGCCTTTTGTTAGAGTTCCCAATAGTGAGTTTGTGGTACATGGAGTTTCTTATCTCAGAGGTTGTTGAATAATGTTGTAgttgtaataataattttcagtTGGCATTTGACATAgtagattgtgcctcaattcaTGCAGGCCTTGTTGGAAGAAATGGTACAGGGAAAACAACATTTCTTAGGCACTTGGCTATGCATGCCATTGATGGCATTCCTAAGAACTTCCAAATATTGCATGTGGAGCAAGAAGTGGTGGGTGATGACACATCAGCCTTGCAATGTGTTCTGAACACTGATGTTGAAAGAACTCAGCTTATGGAAGAAGAAGCTCGTCTCCTCACTAAACAGGTTGAATACcatattgtttttaattagAGGAGAGTTTAGCTTTCcagtctttttttcttttcttttttgggtatttGATGGATTAATGTTTACATGCTCCTTTCTTGtgctaaataaattattataacgTGAAGAGAGAACTGGAGTTTGAGGAATCAACAGAAACGAGCAATGGAGCAATTGACAAAGATGCTATTGGACGGAGGCTTCAGGAGATATACAAAAGGCTTGAGTTCATTGATGCTGATTCCGCAGAGTCACGTGCAGCTTCCATTCTTGCGGTCAGTACCCCATTCATTTCTGCAACAATCATCTAAGTCTTTACATGAATTAAGCTTGGTTTTTGACATGAAAATTTATGATGTTTAGGGCTGGCTCAACtctccaaaaattaaaataaatagtaacaGAAAGAAATGGGGTAAGAAGAATCTCATTCTAGGTTGAATTTCTTTGCTGTTATGCTGAACCTATCAATAATGGTATAAATCACCGAGCCACCACTGCTAACAAATGAAACAGAAAATCCTACCTGCTGGCAGTTAACCATGCCATTCAGGTACATTTGGATGGGTTGCACTGGATGTACGCATGTGTGATGCAATGAATTTCCTCTAAGTTGAGAAAGGAAGTTGTGCCTTTACCTACACTGTTGCTTGTCAGCTGGTTCATTTTTCTGAATTACTATCCTACTGACCTGGAATTTTACAGGGTCTTAGTTTCTCTCCGGAGATGCAGCGAAAAGCAACAAAAGCATTTTCTGGAGGATGGAGAATGCGAATAGCTCTTGCTCGTGCTCTGTTTATAGAGCCTGATTTGTTACTACTTGATGAACCCACGGTCTGTTGTTCATATACCCCTTTAGGCTTTTCATATTATTCTGTGTGCctggttttcatttttccgCCTCATGtttatccttttttctttttccagaaCCATCTTGATCTTCATGCTGTCCTCTGGCTGGAGACTTACCTGGTGAAGTGGCCGAAAACATGTATAGTTGTTTCTCATGCTAGAGAATTCTTGAACACGGTAACTTGCTTGTGGGCTTTAGTTTCTCAGTTGGTCATATCAACAACAGTATTAATGAGTATAGTTTATGTAACACGTGCACTATCCTTCAGTATACCTCATTCTATGCTCTGTTTTTTCAGGTGGTCACTGATATCCTTCATCTTCATGGGCAAAAATTAAATGCCTACAAGGGGAACTATGATATATATGAGAGGACACGAATTGAACTGGTCAAGAACCAACAGAAAGCTTTTGAGTCCAACGAGCGTTCAAGAGCACATATGCAGGTTTTTCATCTTACCGTAATGAAAAAATGatgctattattatttttcttattttcttgatgTTTACAGCAGTTCAACATAATTCTGCTGACTTCctatattacttttttttttttctcctttttattGCCTTGGCAAAGGTGCTGAGGGTTGTTAGCCTTTGTTTGCTTCTACCAATAATTACTAATTTGATTTTCCTAGTCAACTTCATTTTTAGATATATGCacatattttctctttttattttcaaattttctgcATGTAGCTTTCTGTTTAAATAATAAGGATAGAATCATGTCTGTTAGATGTTAAAGTACTCGCTCTTCTTCTTGATCTTCTTTTGTCATCTTGCTCCTCTCTCAATGGCATGTTTTTTGAATTACAGTAACTTGTGTTTGGCATTCACATGTTTTACTCTGATCTGCAGACTTTTATTGATAAGTTCCGTTACAATGCGAAGAGGGCCGCACTTGTTCAATCAAGAATTAaggtgattttttttgtatttttgcatGTTCCCGAAACCATTTCTAACGACTGTAAACATGTCTGAATTCTGCTTTCTTGGCtgttaataaaaatttgatttagACAACTTTATCATGTACAAATAATCTTAATATAACTGatattccttttcttttatttaggCATTGGACCGGTTGGGACATGTGGATGAGATTGTTAATGACCCTGAGTATGCACCGATTTGTTTATGTGGCTTATATGGATAGGAGCTTCTAGAAACatttctgctttttctttctatctttATAAACTCTTCCCTTTCATGTGCAGCTATAAATTTGAGTTCCCAACTCCAGACGACAGACCTGGTCCTCCTATAATAAGTTTCAGGTTGGCTCCCTCTTTGGTTTTTGCAAGTCACCTGAGATCCTTTCTTTGtgttcttttctattttcaagTTTATTCTGTTCTCATTACTTAGATCAAGCGCTTATTGGATCTTTCTGATGTATGTGTTTGTAGTGATGCATCATTTGGTTATCCTGGGGGGCCCATTTTgtttaagaatttaaattttggaaTTGACCTTGACAGCCGCATAGCAAGTAAGTATGCTAGTTTAatctttttctatttgaaaAGGATCCATTCTTAATGGTTTACATATGATTCACCTTGTACATCTGGTGTCAAAATTGTTATGCAGTGGTCGGGCCAAATGGCATTGGTAAATCAACAATACTCAAGCTAATTGCAGGGGAGCTACAACCAACTTCTGGGACAGTTTTCCGTTCGGCTAAGGTATCTTGCATGTTTCACGGGTTTACCTATACTGGAtaacaatttgaaattgatAGATTTCAGATTTTAACTAACATCTCACTGTCCACCAAGTTAATTTGGTTATAGttatcattatt
This genomic interval carries:
- the LOC18778100 gene encoding ABC transporter F family member 3 isoform X2 — protein: MTVASSVVHEVLGRRAEDVDQPIIDYIVNVLADEDFDFGDDGEGAFDALGELLVGAGCVSDFAECRSVCSIISDKFGKHGLVKAKPTVRSLAAPVRMDDGMDEGEAPKKKVEVVDGPLLTERDRAKIERRKRKDERQREQQYQIHLAEMEAVRAGMPVVSVNHESIGGPNVKDIRLENFNVSVGGRDLIVDGSVTLSFGRHYGLVGRNGTGKTTFLRHLAMHAIDGIPKNFQILHVEQEVVGDDTSALQCVLNTDVERTQLMEEEARLLTKQRELEFEESTETSNGAIDKDAIGRRLQEIYKRLEFIDADSAESRAASILAGLSFSPEMQRKATKAFSGGWRMRIALARALFIEPDLLLLDEPTNHLDLHAVLWLETYLVKWPKTCIVVSHAREFLNTVVTDILHLHGQKLNAYKGNYDIYERTRIELVKNQQKAFESNERSRAHMQTFIDKFRYNAKRAALVQSRIKALDRLGHVDEIVNDPDYKFEFPTPDDRPGPPIISFSDASFGYPGGPILFKNLNFGIDLDSRIAMVGPNGIGKSTILKLIAGELQPTSGTVFRSAKVRIAVFSQHHVDGLDLSSNPLLYMMRCYPGVPEQKLRSHLGSFGVTGNLALQPMYTLSGGQKSRVAFAKITFKKPHIILLDEPSNHLDLDAVEALIQGLVIFQGGILMVSHDEHLISGSVDELWVVSEGRIAPFHGSFEDYKKILQSS
- the LOC18778100 gene encoding ABC transporter F family member 3 isoform X1; this encodes MTVASSVVHEVLGRRAEDVDQPIIDYIVNVLADEDFDFGDDGEGAFDALGELLVGAGCVSDFAECRSVCSIISDKFGKHGLVKAKPTVRSLAAPVRMDDGMDEGEAPKKKVEVVDGPLLTERDRAKIERRKRKDERQREQQYQIHLAEMEAVRAGMPVVSVNHESIGGPNVKDIRLENFNVSVGGRDLIVDGSVTLSFGRHYGLVGRNGTGKTTFLRHLAMHAIDGIPKNFQILHVEQEVVGDDTSALQCVLNTDVERTQLMEEEARLLTKQRELEFEESTETSNGAIDKDAIGRRLQEIYKRLEFIDADSAESRAASILAGLSFSPEMQRKATKAFSGGWRMRIALARALFIEPDLLLLDEPTVCCSYTPLGFSYYSVCLVFIFPPHVYPFFFFQNHLDLHAVLWLETYLVKWPKTCIVVSHAREFLNTVVTDILHLHGQKLNAYKGNYDIYERTRIELVKNQQKAFESNERSRAHMQTFIDKFRYNAKRAALVQSRIKALDRLGHVDEIVNDPDYKFEFPTPDDRPGPPIISFSDASFGYPGGPILFKNLNFGIDLDSRIAMVGPNGIGKSTILKLIAGELQPTSGTVFRSAKVRIAVFSQHHVDGLDLSSNPLLYMMRCYPGVPEQKLRSHLGSFGVTGNLALQPMYTLSGGQKSRVAFAKITFKKPHIILLDEPSNHLDLDAVEALIQGLVIFQGGILMVSHDEHLISGSVDELWVVSEGRIAPFHGSFEDYKKILQSS